A genomic segment from Portunus trituberculatus isolate SZX2019 chromosome 14, ASM1759143v1, whole genome shotgun sequence encodes:
- the LOC123503860 gene encoding ATP-dependent RNA helicase dbp2-like isoform X2 produces MSYRSRRSPFRSRSRSRSRSRDRDRRRDRDDWGSRGGWGSGGGGRPSLKGRQPGERLRKPRWDLTKLTPFEKNFYQPTPTVLNRSPYEVEKYRTDKEITLRGRNIPNPIQYFSDYNFPDYVMAEIRRQGYEQPTPIQGQGWPISLQGRDFVGIAQTGSGKTLGYILPAIVHINHQPYLERGDGPIALILAPTRELAQQILTVAQDYGASSKIRSTCVFGGAPKGPQIRDLERGVEICIATPGRLIDFLEAGKTNLRRTTYLVLDEADRMLDMGFEPQIRKIVDQIRPDRQTLMWSATWPKEVRNLAEDFLKDYIQLNVGSLSLAANHNILQIVDVCQEIEKDTKLRQLLEEIMAEKESKIIVFAETKRKVDDLTRRMRREGWPAMCIHGDKSQQERDWVLSEFRSGRAPILVATDVAARGLDVDDVKFVINYDYPSCSEDYVHRIGRTGRSDKTGTAYTFFTADNCKQAKDLIEVLKEANQVVNPRLYEIMDMARGGGGKGRNRWRGRDDDRRGGFGRDRDRDRGRMGGSSSGGGSGSRNGYSNGNGYGTSQGLGRDNQFRGGGNSNAVPNGVGAGHAGQSRLGGPPPLMGAGSMKATMSQASSQGHLNGPQRPPVQNVAMGIFNQASSVAGTVGGLGMMGAMPGALTWPRQ; encoded by the exons atgtCCTACAGAAGTCGCAG ATCCCCTTTTAGGTCTCGGtcccgttctcgttctcgttcccGTGACCGCGATCGACGACGTGATAGGGATGATTGGGGCTCCCGAGGAGGCTGGggatctggaggaggagggcggccaTCACTGAAAGGGAGACAACCTGGTGAGCGCCTGCGCAAGCCGAGATGGGACCTAACCAAGCTCACCCCCTTTGAGAAGAACTTCTACCAGCCCACTCCAACTGTTCTCAATCGATCACCTTATGAGGTGGAAAAATACAG AACTGATAAGGAGATCACTCTACGTGGAAGAAATATTCCCAACCCCATCCAGTATTTTAGTGACTACAACTTTCCGGACTACGTCATGGCAGAGATCCGAAGACAGGGATACGAGCAGCCCACTCCTATTCAAGGTCAGGGCTGGCCCATCTCACTCCAAGGCAGAGATTTTGTAGGCATTGCACAG ACTGGCTCAGGGAAGACATTGGGTTACATTTTGCCTGCCATTGTACACATCAACCATCAGCCATACTTAGAGCGTGGAGATGGCCCCATTGCTCTGATATTGGCTCCCACTAGGGAATTAGCACAGCAGATCTTGACAGTAGCACAAGATTACGGTGCCTCCTCTAAGATCCGCTCCACCTGTGTGTTTGGTGGAGCACCCAAGGGACCCCAGATTCGTGATCTTGAGAGAGGAGTTGAG ATCTGCATTGCCACCCCAGGTCGACTAATTGACTTCCTGGAGGCTGGCAAGACCAACCTTCGTCGCACTACGTACCTGGTTCTGGATGAAGCTGACAGGATGTTGGACATGGGTTTTGAACCACAAATCAGGAAGATTGTAGATCAAATTAGG cctgacagacagacacttatGTGGTCTGCAACGTGGCCCAAGGAGGTGAGGAATCTTGCCGAAGACTTTCTCAAAGACTACATCCAGCTCAATGTTGGCTCCCTTTCCTTAGCTGCAAACCACAACATTCTCCAGATTGTGGATGTATGccaggaaatagaaaaggatacAAA ACTCCGGCAGCTACTTGAAGAAATCATGgcagaaaaggaaagcaagatcATCGTGTTTGCTGAAACCAAAAGAAAGGTCGACGATTTGACTAGGCGAATGAGACGCGAAGG CTGGCCGGCCATGTGCATCCATGGTGACAAGTCACAGCAGGAGCGAGACTGGGTCTTAAGTG AGTTCCGATCAGGGCGGGCCCCAATCCTGGTGGCCACTGATGTAGCTGCTCGTGGCTTAG ATGTGGATGATGTGAAGTTTGTCATCAACTACGACTACCCATCTTGCTCTGAGGATTATGTCCATCGCATTGGCCGTACTGGTCGATCAGACAAGACAGGGACGGCCTACACATTTTTCACAGCGGATAACTGCAAGCAAGCCAAGGATCTGATTGAAGTGCTGAAAGAAGCTAATCAAGTTGTAAATCCTAGACTCTACGAGATAATGGATATggcacgtggtggtggtggcaaag GCCGCAACCGCTGGAGGGGCCGTGATGACGACAGGAGAGGAGGATTTGGACGTGACCGTGACCGTGATCGTGGCCGcatgggtggtagtagtagtggtggtggtagtggttcaAGGAACGGCTACAGCAATGGAAATGGATATGGTACGTCACAAGGGCTTGGAAGAGATAACCAGTTTAGAGGCGGAGGCAACAGCAATGCTGTGCCCAATGGGGTGGGTGCAGGCCATGCAGGCCAGTCGCGGCTCGGCGGGCCACCACCACTCATGGGTGCAGGGTCAATGAAGGCCACAATGAGCCAAGCATCTTCCCAGGGCCACCTAAATGGCCCCCAACGTCCACCCGTCCAGAATGTGGCCATGGGCATATTCAACCAGGCTTCCTCCGTAGCTGGTACTGTTGGTGGCCTGGGCATGATGGGGGCCATGCCTGGTGCACTGACCTGGCCGCGGCAGTGA
- the LOC123503860 gene encoding ATP-dependent RNA helicase dbp2-like isoform X1, producing MSYRSRRSPFRSRSRSRSRSRDRDRRRDRDDWGSRGGWGSGGGGRPSLKGRQPGERLRKPRWDLTKLTPFEKNFYQPTPTVLNRSPYEVEKYRTDKEITLRGRNIPNPIQYFSDYNFPDYVMAEIRRQGYEQPTPIQGQGWPISLQGRDFVGIAQTGSGKTLGYILPAIVHINHQPYLERGDGPIALILAPTRELAQQILTVAQDYGASSKIRSTCVFGGAPKGPQIRDLERGVEICIATPGRLIDFLEAGKTNLRRTTYLVLDEADRMLDMGFEPQIRKIVDQIRPDRQTLMWSATWPKEVRNLAEDFLKDYIQLNVGSLSLAANHNILQIVDVCQEIEKDTKLRQLLNEMAQEKANKTIIFIETKRKVEDVTRGLRSTGWPAMCIHGDKSQQERDWVLSEFRSGRAPILVATDVAARGLDVDDVKFVINYDYPSCSEDYVHRIGRTGRSDKTGTAYTFFTADNCKQAKDLIEVLKEANQVVNPRLYEIMDMARGGGGKGRNRWRGRDDDRRGGFGRDRDRDRGRMGGSSSGGGSGSRNGYSNGNGYGTSQGLGRDNQFRGGGNSNAVPNGVGAGHAGQSRLGGPPPLMGAGSMKATMSQASSQGHLNGPQRPPVQNVAMGIFNQASSVAGTVGGLGMMGAMPGALTWPRQ from the exons atgtCCTACAGAAGTCGCAG ATCCCCTTTTAGGTCTCGGtcccgttctcgttctcgttcccGTGACCGCGATCGACGACGTGATAGGGATGATTGGGGCTCCCGAGGAGGCTGGggatctggaggaggagggcggccaTCACTGAAAGGGAGACAACCTGGTGAGCGCCTGCGCAAGCCGAGATGGGACCTAACCAAGCTCACCCCCTTTGAGAAGAACTTCTACCAGCCCACTCCAACTGTTCTCAATCGATCACCTTATGAGGTGGAAAAATACAG AACTGATAAGGAGATCACTCTACGTGGAAGAAATATTCCCAACCCCATCCAGTATTTTAGTGACTACAACTTTCCGGACTACGTCATGGCAGAGATCCGAAGACAGGGATACGAGCAGCCCACTCCTATTCAAGGTCAGGGCTGGCCCATCTCACTCCAAGGCAGAGATTTTGTAGGCATTGCACAG ACTGGCTCAGGGAAGACATTGGGTTACATTTTGCCTGCCATTGTACACATCAACCATCAGCCATACTTAGAGCGTGGAGATGGCCCCATTGCTCTGATATTGGCTCCCACTAGGGAATTAGCACAGCAGATCTTGACAGTAGCACAAGATTACGGTGCCTCCTCTAAGATCCGCTCCACCTGTGTGTTTGGTGGAGCACCCAAGGGACCCCAGATTCGTGATCTTGAGAGAGGAGTTGAG ATCTGCATTGCCACCCCAGGTCGACTAATTGACTTCCTGGAGGCTGGCAAGACCAACCTTCGTCGCACTACGTACCTGGTTCTGGATGAAGCTGACAGGATGTTGGACATGGGTTTTGAACCACAAATCAGGAAGATTGTAGATCAAATTAGG cctgacagacagacacttatGTGGTCTGCAACGTGGCCCAAGGAGGTGAGGAATCTTGCCGAAGACTTTCTCAAAGACTACATCCAGCTCAATGTTGGCTCCCTTTCCTTAGCTGCAAACCACAACATTCTCCAGATTGTGGATGTATGccaggaaatagaaaaggatacAAA GCTGCGTCAGTTGCTCAATGAGATGGCGCAGGAGAAGGCTAACAAGACTATAATCTTTATCGAAAcgaagaggaaggtggaggatgtTACTCGGGGGTTGAGGAGTACTGG CTGGCCGGCCATGTGCATCCATGGTGACAAGTCACAGCAGGAGCGAGACTGGGTCTTAAGTG AGTTCCGATCAGGGCGGGCCCCAATCCTGGTGGCCACTGATGTAGCTGCTCGTGGCTTAG ATGTGGATGATGTGAAGTTTGTCATCAACTACGACTACCCATCTTGCTCTGAGGATTATGTCCATCGCATTGGCCGTACTGGTCGATCAGACAAGACAGGGACGGCCTACACATTTTTCACAGCGGATAACTGCAAGCAAGCCAAGGATCTGATTGAAGTGCTGAAAGAAGCTAATCAAGTTGTAAATCCTAGACTCTACGAGATAATGGATATggcacgtggtggtggtggcaaag GCCGCAACCGCTGGAGGGGCCGTGATGACGACAGGAGAGGAGGATTTGGACGTGACCGTGACCGTGATCGTGGCCGcatgggtggtagtagtagtggtggtggtagtggttcaAGGAACGGCTACAGCAATGGAAATGGATATGGTACGTCACAAGGGCTTGGAAGAGATAACCAGTTTAGAGGCGGAGGCAACAGCAATGCTGTGCCCAATGGGGTGGGTGCAGGCCATGCAGGCCAGTCGCGGCTCGGCGGGCCACCACCACTCATGGGTGCAGGGTCAATGAAGGCCACAATGAGCCAAGCATCTTCCCAGGGCCACCTAAATGGCCCCCAACGTCCACCCGTCCAGAATGTGGCCATGGGCATATTCAACCAGGCTTCCTCCGTAGCTGGTACTGTTGGTGGCCTGGGCATGATGGGGGCCATGCCTGGTGCACTGACCTGGCCGCGGCAGTGA